In a genomic window of Campylobacter concisus:
- a CDS encoding TonB-dependent receptor domain-containing protein has product MKKTSLVVLFCAGLNLLAQESENIKEVELGGVEVTAEEENVKNKKISEVKKTASELTKQQVSDTRDMVRYDTGVSVVETGRFGSSGYAIRGVDENRVAISIDGLNQAETLSSQGFKDLFEGYGNFNNTRNGVEIENIQQVNITKGADSIKTGSGALGGSVMFETKDARDYLTEKDWFYGFKAQKSSANDEKLFSHTMAARAKWFDILFITTKRDGHEMKNWGYKTYDDSVLGKEREKPDPYTINTDSRLFKFGVNFNETNRFSVGIDRSTKETVGTDWSYKFALFQSGNTNDIVYSTDTRHVNDKNKRENIFYTYENYDENPLWDSMKLTYSKQKIQLKARTDEYCDKNDCQGLLNPSGLKLNNEGKLVDKYGGDLEMRQVEKEPWPGAGFTFPQDIVFDSHGNEVDETFYGRTHRGVDKLLVDCNQYDCSKPLTLFNKTTKKYETYDLTPQNMPDGNGKYAELTPKNRFEELLLPRAPGYIENNWKDRDLNTDTKQLNLDATKEFSLFKMDHALKYGGLYNQTDKSMVNRQGYEAYNKAWWAKYFFGMANKGTGLSQNWQPDKCMPHGGNEYSTLCRHEDDKFSFLIPVETKTKAFYLGDDISLTEILSVDLNYRFDKITHNPSYIPGKTPKLPTDLFAGVFIPFTIPPGTSPEEAKRIKTKNAEENALYLASQKRDFTHHSYSLATNFDPFEHIRLQAKYANGFRAPTSDEIYFTFQHPDFTIFPNLALQPEIAKTKEFAVTLHNSPSFFTINLFQTDYKNFIDLKYIGRGTLTYGNAGSRMPVEKYQNVNRAKARVRGVELSANLDLEQVYSGLSGFNVGYKYLYQKGRMSVDESGKLDAPMNAIQPAKFVYNVGYHTKNNKFGANLYMTHVKAKRPEDTYNIYAKDDPDAKNTYVRYVSNTYSLFDFVAFYRPMKNFTFTAGVYNITDRKYTSWDSARSIRTFGTNNMVNKETGRGLARFYSPGRNFKLTFEMTF; this is encoded by the coding sequence GCTATCAGTATCGATGGACTTAATCAAGCTGAAACACTTTCATCACAGGGATTTAAGGATCTCTTTGAAGGATATGGAAATTTTAACAATACAAGAAATGGCGTAGAGATAGAAAACATCCAGCAAGTAAATATTACAAAAGGAGCAGATAGTATAAAAACCGGCTCAGGTGCACTTGGTGGCTCTGTAATGTTTGAAACAAAAGACGCCAGAGACTATCTTACAGAAAAAGACTGGTTTTACGGCTTTAAAGCACAAAAATCATCAGCCAACGATGAAAAACTATTTTCTCATACGATGGCCGCACGAGCAAAATGGTTTGATATTCTCTTTATCACTACAAAAAGAGATGGTCATGAGATGAAAAACTGGGGTTACAAGACATACGATGATAGCGTGCTTGGCAAAGAGAGAGAAAAACCAGATCCTTATACCATAAATACAGATAGTAGGCTATTTAAATTTGGTGTAAATTTTAATGAAACGAACCGCTTTAGCGTAGGAATCGATAGAAGTACAAAAGAGACAGTAGGTACTGACTGGTCGTATAAATTTGCTCTTTTTCAAAGTGGTAATACAAATGACATAGTCTATAGTACCGACACAAGGCACGTAAATGACAAAAATAAGCGCGAAAATATCTTTTACACATACGAAAACTACGATGAAAATCCACTTTGGGATAGCATGAAGCTAACCTACTCAAAACAAAAGATCCAGCTAAAAGCAAGGACTGATGAGTACTGCGATAAAAATGACTGTCAGGGCCTGCTAAATCCATCAGGATTAAAGTTAAATAACGAAGGTAAACTGGTAGATAAATATGGTGGTGACTTAGAAATGAGACAAGTAGAAAAAGAGCCTTGGCCTGGAGCTGGCTTCACTTTTCCTCAAGATATCGTGTTTGATAGTCATGGAAACGAAGTAGACGAAACATTCTATGGAAGAACACATCGTGGAGTAGATAAACTTCTTGTTGATTGCAACCAGTATGATTGTTCCAAACCTTTAACACTTTTTAATAAAACAACTAAAAAATATGAAACCTACGATCTAACTCCACAAAATATGCCAGATGGCAATGGAAAATATGCAGAACTTACTCCAAAAAATAGATTTGAGGAACTACTTTTGCCAAGAGCTCCAGGATACATTGAAAATAACTGGAAAGACAGGGATCTAAATACCGATACAAAACAGCTAAATTTAGATGCAACAAAGGAATTTAGTCTATTTAAAATGGATCACGCCTTAAAATACGGTGGGCTTTATAATCAAACAGATAAAAGCATGGTAAATAGGCAAGGCTATGAGGCGTATAATAAGGCATGGTGGGCGAAATATTTCTTTGGCATGGCAAACAAAGGCACAGGCTTATCTCAAAACTGGCAACCAGACAAATGTATGCCTCACGGCGGAAATGAGTACAGTACGCTTTGTAGACATGAGGATGATAAATTTAGCTTTTTGATACCTGTTGAGACGAAGACAAAGGCATTTTATCTAGGTGATGATATATCTTTGACTGAAATTTTAAGCGTTGATTTAAACTATAGATTTGACAAAATAACACACAATCCAAGCTACATACCAGGCAAAACACCAAAGTTACCAACTGATCTTTTTGCTGGTGTTTTTATACCTTTTACCATACCACCTGGCACTAGCCCAGAAGAAGCAAAAAGGATAAAAACCAAAAACGCTGAAGAAAATGCACTATATCTAGCAAGTCAAAAGAGAGATTTTACACATCATTCGTATTCACTTGCGACAAATTTTGACCCATTTGAACACATAAGACTTCAGGCAAAATACGCAAATGGCTTTAGAGCTCCAACATCTGATGAAATTTATTTTACTTTTCAGCATCCTGATTTTACGATATTTCCAAATTTAGCCCTTCAGCCTGAGATCGCAAAAACAAAAGAATTTGCTGTAACTCTTCATAACTCGCCTAGCTTTTTTACGATAAATCTCTTTCAAACTGACTATAAAAATTTCATCGATCTAAAGTACATCGGTCGTGGTACGCTAACATACGGTAACGCCGGTAGTAGAATGCCAGTAGAAAAATATCAAAACGTAAATAGAGCAAAGGCTCGCGTAAGAGGTGTTGAGCTAAGTGCAAATCTAGACCTAGAGCAAGTTTATAGTGGACTAAGTGGCTTTAATGTCGGCTATAAATACCTATACCAAAAAGGACGAATGTCAGTAGATGAAAGTGGCAAGCTAGACGCTCCAATGAATGCCATCCAGCCAGCAAAATTTGTCTATAACGTTGGATATCACACCAAAAATAATAAATTTGGAGCAAATCTATATATGACGCACGTAAAAGCAAAACGTCCAGAAGATACTTACAATATCTATGCCAAAGACGATCCAGATGCAAAAAATACTTATGTTAGATATGTCAGTAATACATACAGTCTATTTGATTTTGTAGCATTTTACAGACCGATGAAAAATTTCACATTTACAGCAGGTGTGTATAACATCACAGATAGAAAATACACAAGCTGGGATAGTGCAAGAAGTATAAGAACTTTTGGCACAAATAATATGGTAAATAAAGAAACTGGCAGGGGCCTTGCTAGATTTTACTCACCTGGTAGAAATTTCAAGCTAACATTTGAAATGACGTTTTAA